The following proteins are encoded in a genomic region of Pseudomonas sp. Os17:
- a CDS encoding phage tail terminator-like protein, whose product MSHNVIATIYQARVIGWAKARVPPLKVVVENETYTPKDGETYLRAYTLPADTASNTLGGDHRLYTGVFQVSVVVPSGKYRGPAGGLADEISALFPLYERNEKAGLTVITMTPPDQGPGIQGDTTYTVPVSFQYRADTN is encoded by the coding sequence ATGAGTCATAACGTCATTGCCACGATCTACCAGGCCAGGGTTATCGGCTGGGCGAAAGCCAGGGTTCCGCCGCTGAAAGTGGTCGTCGAGAACGAGACCTACACGCCAAAGGACGGAGAAACCTACCTCCGTGCCTACACGCTGCCGGCGGATACTGCGAGCAACACCCTGGGCGGCGATCACCGGCTGTATACCGGCGTCTTCCAGGTCAGCGTGGTGGTGCCGTCGGGCAAGTACCGCGGTCCGGCCGGCGGCCTGGCTGATGAGATCAGCGCTCTGTTTCCGCTGTATGAACGGAACGAAAAGGCCGGCCTGACGGTGATCACCATGACGCCGCCAGACCAGGGGCCAGGCATCCAGGGTGACACCACCTACACCGTGCCCGTGTCCTTCCAGTATCGCGCCGATACCAACTGA
- a CDS encoding DnaT-like ssDNA-binding protein: protein MALIVEDGTGKPDAESYASAEDLAMYAVKFGVAIPAEVPAQEALLRRAALAMDGMTWKGRKTSSEQALAWPRREVLLDQEIKPNNYLPARIQYGQMALAAEIHQDDIDPIEKRKGAVTLERVEGAVTREYAAIPNSSGRLLPAAPDRPSATQFADYLQRRGLFAVRA from the coding sequence ATGGCACTCATAGTTGAGGATGGCACCGGCAAGCCTGACGCCGAAAGCTATGCGTCCGCCGAGGATCTGGCCATGTACGCCGTGAAATTCGGCGTAGCCATCCCTGCGGAGGTGCCCGCGCAGGAAGCGTTGCTTCGCCGAGCGGCCCTGGCAATGGATGGCATGACCTGGAAGGGCCGCAAGACCAGCAGCGAGCAGGCTCTGGCCTGGCCGCGCCGGGAAGTGCTGCTTGATCAGGAGATCAAGCCAAACAACTACCTGCCGGCGCGGATTCAATACGGCCAGATGGCTCTGGCCGCCGAGATTCACCAGGACGACATCGACCCGATCGAGAAGCGCAAAGGCGCGGTAACCCTGGAGCGTGTCGAAGGGGCGGTAACCCGCGAGTATGCCGCCATACCGAACAGCAGCGGCCGACTGTTGCCGGCGGCGCCGGACCGGCCGAGCGCCACGCAGTTTGCTGACTACCTACAACGGCGCGGGTTATTTGCGGTGCGGGCCTAA
- a CDS encoding HeH/LEM domain-containing protein, translating to MELTYSAQTTDFDPDQRYRNPQYFDKPESGVTKVTVVGDWPVVVEAYKAIQVEVDVVEPAGATETDPAKMGVADLRDWLTAQGIEFDPKASKAEIVKLIPAS from the coding sequence ATGGAATTGACTTACTCTGCGCAAACCACGGACTTCGATCCCGATCAGCGCTATCGCAACCCGCAGTACTTCGATAAGCCAGAGTCCGGTGTGACCAAGGTAACTGTTGTGGGTGATTGGCCAGTCGTGGTTGAGGCTTACAAGGCTATCCAGGTCGAGGTCGATGTTGTCGAGCCCGCCGGCGCTACTGAAACTGACCCAGCTAAAATGGGCGTGGCAGATCTGCGTGATTGGCTCACTGCTCAGGGCATCGAGTTCGATCCGAAGGCCTCGAAGGCCGAAATTGTGAAACTCATTCCAGCGAGTTGA
- a CDS encoding major capsid protein, whose protein sequence is MATTVTSDMIVYNDLAQTAYLERIQDVIDIFNASSNGALVLDNELIEGDLRKRAFYKLGGSIAHRDVNSTAAVAGQKIGSGEMVGVKVPFKYGPYETTEEAFKRRARSPEEFSELVGQDYADAVLEGYIQYAMAALKASIGANPNMVTKASFATDGKKALTKGMRKFGDRFGRIALWTMDSATYFDMVDQAITEKVYEEAGVVIYGGQPGTMGKPVLVSDTIPTETIFGLQAGAIKITESQAPGFRSYPINTQENLAMGFRAEGTFNLDLLGYSWKDATGGVNPNLAAIGTGANWTKYATSDKVTAGVLIDLSAP, encoded by the coding sequence ATGGCGACTACCGTCACCTCGGACATGATCGTCTACAACGATCTTGCCCAAACCGCTTACCTGGAGCGCATCCAGGATGTGATCGACATCTTCAACGCCTCTTCCAACGGCGCCCTGGTGCTGGACAACGAACTGATCGAAGGCGACCTGCGCAAGCGTGCTTTCTACAAGCTCGGCGGATCCATCGCTCACCGCGACGTGAACTCGACAGCCGCGGTTGCCGGCCAGAAGATCGGCTCCGGCGAAATGGTCGGTGTGAAGGTGCCGTTCAAGTACGGTCCTTACGAGACCACCGAGGAGGCCTTCAAACGTCGCGCTCGCTCGCCGGAAGAGTTCTCCGAGCTGGTGGGCCAGGACTACGCCGATGCAGTGCTGGAAGGCTACATCCAGTACGCCATGGCCGCGCTGAAGGCTTCCATCGGTGCCAACCCCAATATGGTTACCAAGGCCAGCTTTGCCACTGATGGCAAGAAGGCGCTGACCAAGGGCATGCGCAAGTTCGGCGACCGCTTCGGTCGCATTGCGCTATGGACCATGGACTCGGCGACCTACTTCGACATGGTCGACCAGGCCATCACTGAGAAGGTTTACGAAGAAGCCGGCGTGGTTATCTACGGTGGCCAGCCCGGCACCATGGGTAAGCCTGTTTTGGTGTCGGACACCATCCCGACCGAAACCATCTTCGGCCTGCAGGCTGGGGCAATCAAAATCACTGAGTCGCAGGCTCCGGGCTTCCGTTCGTACCCCATCAACACCCAGGAAAACTTGGCGATGGGCTTCCGCGCTGAGGGCACCTTCAACCTGGACCTGCTCGGCTACAGCTGGAAGGACGCCACCGGTGGGGTGAACCCGAACCTGGCTGCGATCGGCACCGGTGCCAACTGGACCAAGTACGCCACCAGCGACAAGGTCACTGCCGGCGTTCTGATCGACCTGTCCGCGCCTTAA
- a CDS encoding minor capsid protein produces the protein MAANQAILDATIRHAVFLEQLKSGEVEKFGPFLKEIDRSIRDRLARADLTEYTARRLEVLLQEVDSLLLGIFDRYSEKLNLDLVDIANYEAQFEATSLTRAAPVGVSFEAAVPGAAAIRTAILSNPLSVRGVDGGKLLKSFIDGFTVTERQRLTGAIRQGFFEGQTNFQIIKNIRGTKVLNYNDGILATTNRNAGAIVRTAVQHVATQARMETLKENPDVVQAVEWVSTLDSKTTSQCRTLDKRRFKLTEGPRPPIHINCRSTVVAVTRFSAMFAEGATRASVGEDGPQQVRADLSYYEWLKQQPATFQDKAIGSKRAKLLRDGGLSIERFSELQLDRNFSPLTLVQMKVLEPLAFERVFGPG, from the coding sequence ATGGCGGCAAACCAAGCGATCCTTGATGCCACCATCCGACACGCTGTCTTCCTCGAACAGCTGAAGTCGGGAGAGGTCGAGAAGTTCGGCCCCTTTCTCAAGGAGATCGACAGATCGATCCGTGACCGCCTGGCACGCGCGGACCTCACTGAGTACACCGCTCGGCGCCTTGAGGTGCTGCTGCAGGAGGTCGACAGCCTGTTGCTGGGCATCTTTGACCGGTACAGCGAGAAGCTGAACCTGGACCTGGTCGACATCGCCAACTATGAGGCGCAGTTCGAGGCTACCAGCCTGACCCGGGCGGCACCGGTGGGTGTGTCCTTTGAGGCTGCTGTCCCAGGCGCTGCAGCGATCAGGACGGCGATCCTCTCCAATCCGCTCAGTGTGCGCGGCGTGGACGGCGGCAAGTTGCTGAAGTCGTTCATTGATGGCTTCACCGTCACCGAGCGGCAGCGCCTCACGGGCGCGATCCGGCAGGGCTTCTTCGAAGGCCAGACCAACTTCCAGATCATCAAGAACATTCGCGGGACCAAGGTGCTCAACTACAACGACGGCATCTTGGCCACGACCAACCGCAACGCTGGTGCCATTGTGCGGACGGCAGTGCAGCACGTCGCCACCCAGGCGCGCATGGAGACGCTGAAAGAGAACCCCGACGTCGTCCAGGCCGTGGAGTGGGTCAGCACCTTGGATTCAAAGACCACCAGCCAGTGCCGGACGCTCGATAAGCGCCGGTTCAAGTTGACAGAGGGCCCCCGGCCGCCGATCCACATCAACTGCCGATCGACAGTAGTGGCTGTGACTCGCTTCAGCGCAATGTTTGCCGAGGGTGCCACGCGAGCGTCTGTCGGTGAGGATGGCCCGCAGCAGGTAAGGGCCGACCTTAGCTATTACGAGTGGCTCAAGCAGCAGCCGGCTACGTTCCAGGACAAGGCGATAGGCTCGAAACGCGCCAAGTTACTCCGCGATGGTGGCCTGAGCATTGAGCGATTCTCTGAGCTGCAGCTTGATCGCAACTTTTCACCGCTAACGCTTGTGCAGATGAAAGTTCTTGAGCCTCTGGCGTTCGAGCGGGTTTTCGGTCCCGGGTAG
- a CDS encoding DUF4055 domain-containing protein, whose protein sequence is MTDVTFTRPEYDAARNRWRLVRDVCKGSETIKAAGERYLPRPNAHDTSRENRERYDSYKQRAVFYNATGRTKHSLVGAVFRTWPTLTVPGALDYVAKDVDGQGVSIYQQSQSVIGHLLEVGRHGLLVDYPQVDGQAVSVADMASGRVRSTISSYPTEAIKNWKTRKVGGQHLLSLVVLEEKVDVDTDDGFGSKQVTQYRVLRLDADGNYTQEVWEEGSGQTSMVIAPFTPLNGAGQRWRVIPFQFLGSENNDASIDDSPLYDMAEINIGHYRNSADYEDAAYLMGQPQVYMAGLDEQWVKMLEEKGIYFGSRAILPLPQNGTAGILQAQANTMIKEAMDAKEDQLIALGARLIERSSAVKTATQADNDSAAEHSVLSLIVSNVSEAYSQCLEWMGEFLNVAGESLYKLNQDFTQISLDPAILSALFNAVQGGRLPEADFWQYLRDRGVIDPEKTDDEIRDELQTAEAGPQLDDLTGGPGDGGKPSDP, encoded by the coding sequence ATGACAGACGTCACTTTCACTCGCCCCGAGTACGACGCGGCGCGAAATCGCTGGCGCTTGGTGCGTGACGTCTGCAAGGGCTCAGAAACCATCAAGGCCGCCGGCGAACGATACCTGCCGCGCCCCAATGCTCATGATACGAGCAGGGAGAATCGGGAGCGCTACGACAGCTACAAGCAGCGGGCCGTGTTCTACAACGCCACCGGCCGGACCAAGCACAGCCTGGTGGGCGCTGTGTTCCGTACCTGGCCGACGCTGACGGTGCCGGGCGCGCTCGATTACGTGGCCAAGGATGTCGATGGCCAGGGCGTGAGCATCTATCAGCAGTCCCAGTCAGTGATTGGGCATCTGCTTGAGGTAGGGCGTCACGGGCTGTTGGTGGATTACCCGCAAGTTGATGGTCAGGCCGTGAGTGTTGCCGATATGGCGTCTGGCCGTGTCCGTTCGACGATCAGCAGCTACCCAACGGAAGCGATCAAGAACTGGAAGACTCGCAAGGTAGGTGGCCAGCACCTGCTGAGCCTGGTGGTGCTGGAGGAGAAGGTCGATGTCGACACTGATGATGGCTTCGGCAGCAAGCAGGTAACCCAGTATCGCGTGCTACGTCTGGATGCGGATGGGAACTACACCCAGGAGGTGTGGGAGGAGGGCTCTGGTCAGACCTCGATGGTCATAGCACCTTTCACCCCGTTGAACGGCGCAGGCCAGCGGTGGAGGGTGATCCCTTTCCAGTTCCTGGGAAGCGAGAACAACGACGCAAGCATCGACGACTCCCCGCTGTACGACATGGCCGAGATCAACATCGGGCATTACCGCAACAGCGCTGACTACGAGGACGCGGCTTACCTGATGGGCCAGCCACAGGTGTACATGGCTGGCCTTGATGAGCAGTGGGTGAAGATGCTGGAAGAGAAGGGGATCTACTTCGGTTCCCGGGCCATTCTGCCGCTGCCCCAGAACGGCACAGCCGGCATTCTCCAGGCCCAGGCCAACACCATGATCAAGGAGGCCATGGATGCCAAGGAAGATCAGTTGATCGCCCTCGGCGCCAGGCTGATCGAGCGTAGCAGCGCGGTGAAGACAGCCACTCAGGCCGACAACGACAGCGCCGCCGAGCACAGTGTGTTGTCCTTGATCGTGAGCAACGTCAGCGAGGCCTATTCGCAGTGCCTGGAATGGATGGGCGAGTTCCTGAACGTCGCCGGCGAATCGCTCTACAAGCTGAACCAGGACTTCACGCAGATCAGCCTCGACCCTGCGATCCTTTCTGCATTGTTCAACGCTGTGCAGGGCGGCCGGCTGCCTGAGGCTGACTTCTGGCAGTACCTGCGCGACCGCGGCGTCATCGACCCGGAGAAGACCGACGATGAAATCCGGGATGAGCTGCAGACTGCTGAAGCGGGCCCGCAACTGGATGACCTGACCGGAGGGCCTGGCGATGGCGGCAAACCAAGCGATCCTTGA
- a CDS encoding terminase large subunit domain-containing protein, translating to MPSLNIPQAQFLTLPHKFRAFVAGFGSGKTWVGCSALSKHFMEWPGVNAGYFAPTYPQIRDIFYPTMDEVAYDWGLKTKINQANHEVHIYSGRQCRGTVICRSMEKPQTIVGFKIGHALVDELDVLTSIKAQQAWRKIIARMRYNLPGLKNGVDVTTTPEGFKFVFQQFVKQLRDKPALKEMYGLVQASTFDNELNLPDDYIPSLMESYPEQLIRAYLNGQFVNLTSGSIYHAYDRKLNQCFDTVQAGEPLFIGMDFNVGKMAAITHVKRGQGLPRAVDELIDGYDTPDMIRRIKERYWQHDGNDFKKTCEIRIYPDASGDSRKSVNASMTDIAMLKQAGFSVIAPAANPPVKDRINAMNAMFCNAQGERRYLVNPFTCPTYADGLEQQVWAPNGEPDKSQGNDHANDAGGYFIHKEFPIVKPITSLNMGFAR from the coding sequence ATGCCCAGCCTTAACATACCCCAGGCTCAGTTCCTCACGCTGCCCCATAAATTCCGCGCCTTTGTTGCCGGCTTCGGGTCGGGGAAGACCTGGGTAGGCTGTTCCGCGCTGAGCAAGCACTTCATGGAGTGGCCCGGCGTCAACGCTGGATACTTCGCGCCAACCTATCCGCAGATCCGGGACATCTTCTATCCGACCATGGATGAAGTGGCCTATGACTGGGGGCTGAAGACCAAGATCAACCAGGCGAACCATGAGGTTCACATCTACAGCGGCCGGCAATGCCGCGGCACTGTGATCTGCCGGTCGATGGAGAAGCCCCAGACCATCGTCGGCTTCAAGATCGGCCACGCCCTGGTGGATGAGCTGGACGTGCTGACGTCGATCAAGGCACAGCAGGCCTGGCGCAAGATCATTGCCCGGATGCGCTACAACCTGCCGGGCCTGAAGAACGGGGTAGACGTCACCACGACGCCCGAGGGCTTCAAGTTCGTCTTCCAGCAGTTCGTGAAGCAACTTCGCGACAAGCCGGCGCTCAAGGAGATGTATGGCCTGGTCCAGGCCAGCACCTTCGACAACGAGCTGAATCTGCCAGACGACTACATCCCGTCGCTGATGGAGTCGTACCCCGAGCAACTGATCAGGGCCTACCTAAACGGCCAATTCGTCAACCTGACGTCGGGGTCGATCTACCACGCCTACGACCGGAAGCTGAACCAGTGCTTCGACACGGTCCAGGCTGGCGAGCCTCTGTTTATCGGGATGGACTTCAACGTCGGCAAGATGGCGGCGATCACGCACGTCAAACGCGGCCAGGGGCTGCCCAGAGCGGTCGATGAGCTGATCGATGGCTACGACACGCCGGACATGATCCGCCGCATCAAGGAGCGCTACTGGCAGCACGACGGCAACGACTTCAAGAAGACGTGCGAGATCAGGATCTACCCGGACGCTTCGGGCGACTCGCGCAAGTCGGTCAACGCCAGCATGACGGACATCGCCATGCTCAAGCAGGCCGGCTTCTCGGTCATCGCGCCGGCGGCCAACCCGCCAGTCAAGGATCGTATCAACGCCATGAACGCCATGTTCTGCAATGCGCAGGGCGAGCGGCGTTACCTGGTGAACCCGTTTACCTGCCCGACCTACGCCGACGGCCTGGAGCAGCAGGTATGGGCGCCCAATGGCGAGCCCGACAAGTCACAAGGAAACGACCACGCCAACGATGCCGGCGGGTACTTCATCCACAAAGAGTTCCCGATCGTTAAGCCGATCACCTCGCTGAACATGGGATTTGCCCGATGA
- a CDS encoding DUF2280 domain-containing protein has protein sequence MAALSSEVKVFVIQALACFDTPSQVVESVQKEFGLSITRQQIESHDPTKVSGKGLAVKWKQLFEDTRKRFREDTADIPIANRAFRLRGLARMAEKAESMRNLALTAQLYEQAAKECGDMYVNRARKEEPDDEPLIPTRIQVDVVDARKPDAQP, from the coding sequence ATGGCAGCCCTATCAAGTGAGGTGAAGGTCTTCGTAATTCAGGCCTTGGCCTGCTTCGATACGCCTTCCCAGGTAGTCGAGTCGGTCCAAAAGGAATTCGGCCTGTCTATCACCCGCCAGCAAATTGAATCTCATGACCCGACGAAGGTGTCCGGGAAAGGGCTCGCGGTTAAGTGGAAGCAGTTGTTTGAAGATACCCGCAAGCGCTTCCGAGAGGACACGGCAGATATCCCTATCGCCAACCGCGCGTTTCGCCTCCGCGGCTTGGCCAGGATGGCCGAAAAGGCCGAGAGCATGCGCAACCTTGCCCTGACTGCCCAGCTTTACGAGCAGGCCGCCAAGGAGTGCGGGGATATGTACGTCAACCGGGCCCGCAAGGAAGAGCCGGACGACGAGCCGCTGATCCCGACCCGCATCCAGGTCGACGTGGTGGATGCGAGGAAGCCGGATGCCCAGCCTTAA
- a CDS encoding putative metallopeptidase: MDRPSPPASLLELSDLSGFGIRLTPAPEVWEWLQAEILADTGSIHNEDHAHLLDADIQVMWASSSFEKQGRIVLGQAEQVAFRAGGWQKARMEQQMRDWFGDVPAFIITLAADYCAQCSDADFCALIEHELYHIAQATDKYGQPAFTQEGAPKLKLRGHDVEEFVGVVRRYGASPDVQALVDAANNPAEVGKLNISRACGTCLLKSA; the protein is encoded by the coding sequence GTGGACAGACCTAGCCCTCCAGCATCGCTGCTTGAGCTGTCCGATCTCTCCGGCTTCGGTATTCGCCTGACTCCAGCCCCTGAAGTGTGGGAATGGCTCCAGGCCGAGATCCTTGCCGACACCGGCAGCATCCACAACGAAGACCATGCCCACCTACTGGATGCAGACATCCAGGTCATGTGGGCATCGTCGAGCTTCGAGAAGCAGGGCCGCATAGTCCTGGGTCAGGCTGAGCAGGTGGCGTTCCGCGCCGGTGGCTGGCAGAAGGCTCGGATGGAGCAACAGATGCGTGATTGGTTCGGCGATGTGCCGGCCTTCATCATCACCCTTGCGGCCGACTACTGCGCTCAGTGTTCCGACGCTGACTTCTGTGCGCTGATAGAGCATGAGCTCTACCACATTGCCCAGGCGACCGATAAGTACGGCCAGCCTGCCTTCACCCAGGAAGGCGCGCCCAAACTGAAGCTACGCGGCCATGACGTCGAAGAGTTCGTCGGTGTGGTCCGCCGCTATGGTGCGAGCCCTGACGTTCAGGCGCTGGTAGACGCTGCAAACAATCCTGCTGAGGTGGGGAAATTGAACATATCGAGGGCCTGCGGAACCTGTCTGCTCAAGTCGGCCTGA
- a CDS encoding Gp49 family protein yields the protein MSDQAIEQEILAKGLTAPRITPADLQANIVGEYFFTAANGVQAAFNEQDELTRLTGAHGELALLTFCVLVLRNGFTVTGESACASPENFDAEIGRKIARANAEQKIWPLMGYELKQRLHG from the coding sequence ATGAGCGACCAAGCAATCGAGCAGGAAATCCTGGCAAAGGGCCTGACCGCACCACGTATCACGCCCGCGGACCTGCAGGCCAACATTGTTGGCGAGTACTTCTTCACTGCTGCCAATGGTGTCCAGGCTGCCTTCAATGAGCAGGATGAGCTGACCCGGCTCACTGGTGCGCACGGCGAGTTGGCTCTATTGACCTTCTGTGTTCTGGTGCTGCGCAACGGTTTCACCGTCACCGGCGAGTCGGCCTGTGCCAGCCCCGAGAACTTCGACGCCGAGATCGGCCGCAAGATCGCCCGAGCCAACGCCGAGCAAAAGATCTGGCCGCTGATGGGCTACGAACTGAAGCAACGCCTTCATGGGTAA
- a CDS encoding phage holin, lambda family gives MAKMPEKNPDLWAAALAWFAAHQPQIYAGGTAAIVAIFRVIYGGGSRRKMVLEAVICGLIGSSLIPLLEYFTLPANLATFAGCMVGFVGVEKLRDYSDRFMSRKAEG, from the coding sequence ATGGCCAAAATGCCAGAAAAGAACCCCGACCTATGGGCGGCAGCGCTGGCATGGTTTGCGGCCCATCAGCCACAGATCTATGCAGGTGGTACGGCCGCCATTGTTGCCATATTCCGCGTGATCTATGGCGGCGGCAGCAGACGCAAGATGGTGCTGGAAGCTGTCATCTGCGGCCTGATCGGTTCCAGCCTTATTCCGTTGCTTGAGTACTTCACGCTGCCGGCCAACCTGGCCACCTTCGCTGGCTGCATGGTCGGCTTTGTTGGAGTAGAGAAGCTGCGGGACTACTCCGATCGGTTCATGAGCCGTAAGGCCGAGGGCTGA
- a CDS encoding lipid II-degrading bacteriocin: MSTSVVLAPEYVHPVTPYVGPPVIERWPTNDVPSDMNMIQESFVRFAQMVQNGDRVYGAMFTNNSLSVMSECFRGLSMQPLETVKSQMAMHCTAALRTMQFYKRLPGTLGPYFAGAGNGSIAMMGYSTFNSVDNGVLERSNGIDFYGDPLMPMQAIGYWLFGKGVTRNVRIESLNLQMVATDFKPIVNILSNPAKGAGAYRIKEPFSYNVFDKAPIDLPAAGMLGRISGEVEGTLELGPNGTYSFNGVYRLNPDLYDAGSSNRTPAQEGLTTFLRGLGETFGHTDYSINIVGEKTVSFSGGR; this comes from the coding sequence ATGTCAACGTCAGTAGTACTCGCTCCAGAATATGTGCACCCAGTAACTCCATATGTCGGCCCTCCCGTTATTGAACGCTGGCCGACTAATGATGTCCCCTCCGATATGAACATGATCCAAGAGTCCTTTGTTAGATTTGCTCAGATGGTCCAAAACGGGGATCGTGTTTACGGGGCCATGTTCACAAATAATTCACTCTCCGTAATGAGTGAGTGTTTTCGCGGGTTGAGTATGCAGCCGTTGGAAACGGTTAAAAGCCAAATGGCTATGCACTGCACTGCGGCGTTACGCACAATGCAATTCTATAAGCGTCTTCCAGGTACTCTCGGTCCTTATTTTGCGGGGGCAGGGAATGGCAGTATTGCTATGATGGGCTACTCGACCTTCAACTCTGTCGATAATGGGGTTTTGGAGCGTAGCAATGGGATTGATTTTTACGGTGACCCCCTAATGCCGATGCAAGCTATTGGATACTGGCTATTCGGTAAAGGGGTGACGCGAAATGTCCGAATCGAATCGCTCAATCTTCAAATGGTAGCTACGGACTTCAAGCCTATTGTCAACATACTTAGTAATCCCGCCAAGGGAGCTGGCGCCTACAGGATTAAAGAACCTTTCTCCTATAACGTCTTCGACAAAGCACCAATTGATCTGCCAGCAGCTGGGATGCTAGGAAGAATCAGCGGTGAGGTTGAAGGGACTCTTGAGCTGGGGCCCAATGGGACTTATAGCTTTAATGGGGTTTATAGGTTGAACCCTGATTTGTATGACGCGGGGAGCAGCAATAGAACACCAGCTCAAGAGGGGCTAACAACATTCTTACGTGGCCTCGGAGAAACGTTTGGTCATACTGACTACTCAATCAATATAGTTGGCGAAAAGACAGTATCGTTCTCTGGAGGGCGCTGA